GCCAGAATGTTTGCTAACGGTTGTGCGCATATGAAAAGAATGCATCCCCATCTTAGCGACGAGCACATTCGTTGCTGCGTTGAAGTGCTTGCCACCATGATGGAAGGTACGGTTTATCGTCGCTTAACACCGCAAAAAAGCGATCCCCAACGTCTGCAGAAAATATATCAGGATATTATTAGTATGTTGATAAATAAATAAGAACAGAATTAACCGATAGCGGGGGATATTAATCCCCCTTATTTCATTGCGAAATTTATTTCGCGATGCGGGCTCGTTATATCTGAATATCCCTGACATATCCTCATTAATTTTAATGAGGAGGGTATTGTTCACCCTGGAGAAAATAATGAAGTATATAGCAACGTCTGTAGTGGCAATGCTGCTCTTATCTGGTTGTGATAATACGCAAAATAACAATTCATCCCCGTCGGAAACAGAAGTGGGCGTTGTTACGCTCAAATCTCAACCGGTTTCGGTAGTCAGTGAATTAACCGGGCGCACCAGTGCGGCACTCAGTGCTGAAGTACGTCCGCAGGTTGGGGGAATTATCCAGAAACGCCTATTTACTGAAGGCGATTTAGTTAAGGCCGGACAACCATTGTACCAAATTGATGCGGCCAGTTATCGGGCGGCATGGAATGAAGCCCGGGCCGCATTACAACAGGCACAGGCACTGGTAAAAGCCGATTGCCAGAAAGCGCAGCGTTATGCCCGACTGGTGAAAGATAACGGTGTATCACAACAGGATGCTGATGATGCTCAGTCTACCTGCGCACAAGATAAAGCCAGTGTTGAGGCGAAAAAAGCCGCACTGGAAACCGCGCGCATTAATCTTGACTGGACCACGGTAACCGCGCCGATATCGGGGCGTATTGGCATTTCGTCGGTGACGCCTGGCGCACTGGTGACCGCGTCGCAGGATACGGCGTTAACGACTATTCGTGGTCTGGATACAATGTATGTCGACCTCACTCGTTCCAGTGTCGATTTATTACGTCTGCGCAAACAGTCACTGGCGACCAACAGTGACACCATGAGCGTCTCACTTATTCTGGAAGATGGCACAACCTACAGCGAAAAAGGGCGTCTGGAACTCACCGAAGTCGCTGTGGATGAGTCTACCGACTCGGTGACATTACGGGCGATTTTCCCCAATCCACAACAACAGTTATTACCAGGCATGTTTGTTCGCGCTCGTGTCGATGAAGGCGTGATGGAAGACGCTATTCTCGCGCCTCAACAGGGCGTCACGCGCGATGCTAAAGGCAATGCAACTGCGCTGGTGGTGAATAAAGACAATAAAGTAGAGCAGCGAACGCTCGAAACGGGAGAAACGTATGGTGATAAATGGTTGGTGTTGAACGGCCTGCATAACGGCGACCGACTGATTGTTGAAGGTTCCGCCAAAGTAACTTCAGGGCAGACCGTCAAGGCTGTTGAAGTTCAGGCTAATGGAGGCAACGCCTGATGTTTTCGCGCTTTTTTGTTCGCAGACCCGTCTTTGCCTGGGTTATCGCAATCTTGATTATGTTGGCGGGTATTCTGGCCATTCGCACATTACCCGTCGCGCAATATCCTGACGTTGCACCGCCGACCATTAGAATTTCAGCCACTTATACCGGAGCTTCAGCCGAAACGCTGGAAAACAGCGTAACTCAGGTTATTGAGCAACAACTTACCGGGCTGGATAATTTGCTCTACTTCAGCTCCACCAGTAGTTCGGATGGCTCAGTCAGTATTAACGTGACGTTTGAACAAGGCACGGACCCTGATACCGCGCAGGTGCAGGTACAAAATAAAATACAGCAGGCGGAGTCACGTTTACCGAGCGAAGTGCAGCAAACCGGCGTCACAGTGGAGAAATCACAAAGCAACTTTTTGCTGATTGCTGCCGTGTATGACACTACCGATAAAGCGACCAGTTCCGATATTGCTGACTGGCTGGTGAGTAATCTTCAGGACCCGCTGGCGCGTGTTGAAGGCGTAGGTAGTCTGCAAGTTTTTGGGGCTGAATATGCTATGCGCATCTGGCTTGACCCCGCCAAACTGGCCTCATACTCGCTGATGCCTTCAGACGTGCAAAGTGCTATCGAAGCGCAAAACGTGCAGGTTACTGCCGGGAAAATCGGCGCTTTACCGTCATCGAACACGCAACAATTGACGGCAACAGTTCGTGCTCAGTCACGCCTGCAAACCGTTGAGCAATTTAAAAATATCATTGTTAAAAGCCAGTCCGACGGCGCAGTTGTTCGCATAAAAGATGTGGCTCGCGTCGAGATGGGTAGCGAAGATTATAACGCCATCAGTAAGTTGAACGGTCATCCGGCCGCAGGGGTAGCCGTGATGCTCTCTCCGGGGGCGAATGCGCTGAATACGGCGACGCTGGTCAAGGATAAAATCGCAGAGTTTCAGCGGAACATGCCGCAGGGATACGACATCGCATACCCGAAAGACAGTACTGAATTTATTAAAATCTCCGTAGAGGACGTAATTCAGACACTGTTTGAAGCCATCGTACTGGTGGTTTGCGTGATGTATTTATTCCTGCAAAACCTGCGCGCCACGCTGATTCCGGCATTAGCCGTGCCGGTCGTTTTGCTGGGGACGTTTGGCGTCCTTGCGTTGTTTGGCTATTCGATTAATACCCTTACCTTGTTTGCAATGGTGCTGGCGATCGGCTTGCTGGTGGACGATGCCATTGTGGTGGTGGAGAACGTCGAACGCATTATGCGTGACGAAGGGTTGCCCGCGCGTGAAGCCACGGAAAAATCAATGGGCGAGATTTCTGGCGCACTGGTTGCTATTGCGCTGGTGTTGTCAGCCGTATTCCTGCCGATGGCCTTCTTTGGAGGATCTACGGGAGTAATTTATCGTCAGTTTTCGATAACCATTATCTCCGCAATGCTGCTTTCCGTGGTGGTGGCATTGACCTTGACTCCCGCGCTGTGCGGTTCCGTCCTCCAGCATGTTCCGCCGCATAAAAAAGGCTTTTTCGGCGCATTTAACCGCTTTTACCGCCGTACTGAAGATAAATATCAGCGAGGCGTAATTTATGTCCTGCGCCGTGCTGCCCGAACAATGGGTGTTTATGTCGTGCTGGGTGGCGGAATGGCCCTGATGATGTGGAAACTGCCGGGCAGTTTCTTACCCACTGAAGACCAGGGCGAAATCATGGTGCAGTACACGCTGCCAGCTGGGGCGACCGCCGCTCGTACAGCAGAAGTAAACCGCCAGATTGTTGACTGGTTCCTGGTAAACGAAAAAGCAAACACCGATGTCATTTTTACCGTTGATGGTTTTAGTTTCAGTGGTAGCGGACAGAACACCGGGATGGCGTTTGTCTCGTTGAAAAACTGGTCACAACGTAAAGGCGCTGAAAATACCGCCCAGGCCATTGCCTTACGGGCAACCAAAGAGTTGGGGGCAATTCGTGATGCTACGGTGTTTGCCATGACGCCGCCTGCGGTTGATGGTCTGGGGCATAGCAATGGCTTTACGTTTGAATTAATGGCAAGTGGTGCGACTGACCGCGAAACCTTACTTCAAATGCGTAATCAGTTGATTGAACAGGCTAATCAAAGCCCTGATCTGATTTCTGTACGTGCCAATGACCTGCCGCAAATGCCGCAATTGCAGGTAGATATTGATAACAATAAAGCCGTATCGCTGGGTTTGAGCTTAAGCGATGTCACCGACACGCTGGCCAGCGCGTGGGGCGGTACTTATGTGAATGACTTTATTGACCGTGGTCGTGTGAAAAAAGTCTACATTCAGGGCGACAGTGAGTTTCGTTCTGCGCCGTCAGACTTAGGGAAATGGTTTGTGCGCGGGAGCGATAACGCCATGACGCCGTTCTCTGCTTTTGCCACTACGCGTTGGATCTACGGCCCGGAAAAACTGGTGCGCTACAACGGTTCTGCGGCTTATGAAATTCAGGGGGAAAATGCGAGCGGTTTTAGTTCTGGCGACGCGATGGCAAAAATGGAAGCTCTGGCAAACAACCTTCCGGCAGGAACAACCTGGGCCTGGAGTGGCTTGTCATTGCAGGAAAAACTGGCCAGCGGTCAGGCACTGAGTCTGTATGCGGTCTCTATTCTGGTGGTTTTCCTCTGCCTTGCAGCACTGTACGAAAGCTGGTCAGTCCCGTTCTCGGTCATTCTGGTGATCCCGTTGGGGCTACTTGGTGCGGCGCTGGCGGCCTGGATGCGTAATTTAAACAACGATGTTTACTTCCAGGTGGCGCTATTAACCACCATCGGTTTGTCGTCGAAAAACGCCATTCTGATTGTGGAATTTGCTGAAGCGGCGGTGGCTGAGGGCTATTCCCTGAGTCGGGCGGCATTACGCGCGGCGCAGACTCGTCTACGCCCAATCATCATGACCTCGCTGGCGTTTATTGCGGGGGTAATGCCGCTGGCGATGGCAACCGGCGCAGGTGCGAACAGCCGTATCGCCATTGGTACGGGCATTATTGGCGGTACGCTGACCGCTACGTTGCTGGCTATTTTCTTTGTTCCTCTGTTTTTTGTCCTGGTTAAACGTTTGTTTGCCGGTAAACCGCGCCGTCAGGAGTAAGTTATGTTGCGTCGTTCTCTTATTTTTCTGGTGCTGTTGAGTGCGGGATGTGTCTCGCTCGATCCTCACTACAGCACGCCTGATTCCCCAATCCCGGCGACCTTGCCGGGAGCACAGGGCCAGGGAAAGGCAATCAGCCATGACTGGCAGCAGGTGATCCACGATCCCCGATTGCAGCAGGTGGTGACCATTGCTCTGAACAGTAACCGCGATATGCAAAAAGCGATAGCTGATATTGACTCAGCACGGGCGCTATATGGGCAAACTAATGCGTCGTTATTCCCGACGGTGAATGCGGCCTTAAGTTCGACCCGCAGTCGTTCGCTGGCGAATGGTACGGGAACCACTGCCGAGGCGGATGGCACGGTGTCCAGTTTTACGTTAGATCTGTTTGGTCGTAATCAGAGTTTGTCACGGGCGGCGCGAGAAACCTGGCTTGCCAGTGAATTTACAGCCCAGAACACCCGTTTAACGCTGATTGCTGAAATCAGCACCGCCTGGCTGACCCTGGCGGCTGATAACAGTAATCTGGCCCTGGCAAAAGAAACGATGGCCAGTGCAGAAAACTCATTGAAAATTATCCAGCGCCAGCAACAGGTTGGCACGGCGGCAGCGACAGATGTCAGTGAGGCGATGAGTGTTTATCAGCAAGCGCGCGCCAGCGTTGCCAGCTATCAGACACAAGTGATGCAGGATAAAAATGCGCTGAACTTACTGGCAGGTACAACGCTTGCGGAAAATCTGCTACCGGGAACACTGGAAAGCCTGCCGGAACAGCTGATAAGCCTGGTTCCTGCGGGAATGTCATCTGACGTTCTGCTGCGTCGCCCGGATATCCAGGAAGCGGAACATAATCTGAAAAGCGCCAATGGCGATATTGGCGCCGCGCGGGCTAACTTTTTCCCGACGATTTCGCTGACTGCAAGTGCTGGCGTCGGCAGTGACGCATTGTCATCGCTGTTCAGCCACGGAATGCAGGTCTGGTCATTTGCGCCATCGGTAACATTACCGCTGTTCACCGGCGGTAGTAATCTGGCGCAGCTTCGTTACGCAGAAGCACAAAAGCGCGGGCTCATTGCCACCTATGAGAAAACCGTTCAGAGCGCGTTTAAAGATGTTGCTAACGCACTGGCGCGGCGGACCACGCTTGAAGAGCAACTGGATGCACAGCGCCAGTATGTTAAAGCTGAACAACAAACGGTCGATGTTGGCCTGCGTCGTTACCAGGCGGGTGTTGGTGATTACCTGACCGTGTTGACGGCACAGCGCAGCTTGTGGAGCGCACAGCAGGAGCTGCTGGCATTGCAACTGACTGATTTTACGAACCGGATCACGATCTGGCAGTCGCTGGGCGGCGGCATGTCATCACTCAAGTAAGGAATAGTATGGCTAGAGTCTCTCTTTCATGGGCGTTGATTCTTGGTCTTTTAGCCGGTATCGGCCCGATGTGTACCGATCTTTATTTGCCTGCTTTGCCGGAGATGTCTGAGCAACTGGCGGCAACCACGACCATAACGCAATTAACGCTGACCGCATCACTGATCGGTCTTGGCGTCGGACAACTGTTATTTGGCCTTCTGAGCGACAAAATAGGGCGTAAACGTCCGTTAATCTTGTCGTTGTTATTGTTTATTGTTTCCTCCATTTTGTGCGCGACAACTAACAATATTTACTGGTTAGTAGTATGGCGTTTTATTCAGGGGATCGCCGGGGCTGGTGGTTCGGTGCTTTCCCGCTCTATTGCTCGTGACAAATATCAGGGAGTCACGCTGACCCAGTTCTTTGCGCTGTTAATGACGGTGAATGGCCTGGCACCGGTGTTGTCGCCAGTGTTGGGCGGTTACATTGTCAGCGCCTTTGACTGGCGTATTTTATTCTGGGTGATGGCAGGAATTAGCACTGTACTGTTGTTGGGGTGCCTGTTGTTTATCAATGAGACGTTGCCAGAAAATAAAAGGGGCTCATCATTGCTATTAACCGGACGAAGCGTGGTGCAGAACCGCCGTTTTATGCGCTTTTGCCTGATACAAAGTTTTATGCTGGCAGGCTTGTTTGCGTACATCGGCTCTTCGTCGTTCGTGTTGCAGAAAGAATTTGGCTTTAGTCCAATGCAATTTAGCCTGGTGTTTGGCCTTAACGGCATCGGACTTATCATCGCTTCATGGATCTTCTCACGGCTGGCTCAACGGATTAACGCGATGAATTTGTTGAGAGGCGGCCTGGTAGCGGCGATTCTGTGTGCATCGCTCACTGTCTTGTGTGCATGGTTGCAGTTACCCATTCCGGCACTGGTGGCATTATTTTTCACTATCGCATTTTGTAGCGGCATAGGCACTGTTGGTGGGGCAGAGGCTATGAGTGCAGTAGGGACACAAGAATCAGGAACGGCATCTGCGTTGATGGGGATGAGCATGTTTGTCTTCGGCGGTATAGCCGCGCCATTGTCGGGGCTTGGTGGGGAAACGCTGTTAAAAATGAGCCTGGCAATTACGGTGTGTTATACGCTGGCATTGCTGGTTGCTCTCACCAGAATCGGCAATCAGAAGTAATGGCTTAATGAATGCCTCATTCTGACGGGGATTTCCCCTGTCAGAATGAGGCGCCGAACATTAACGATCTTTACGCCACGCATCCGCCGTCAACGCTTCGCCAAAGTGGCCGGAAATAAGCCGTTTGGTGAGTTCGTGCAGCGGCGATGCCAACACATCCGCAGTGCTACCGCGTTCGACAACTTCTCCCTGATGCATGACCAGCACCTGGTCGCTGATGTGCTTCATCATTCCGATATGTTGGGTAACATAAATATAAGAAATACCCTGTTTCTCTTGTAGCTCCAGCATCAGGTTAATTAGCTGCGAACGCATCGACATATCCAGCGAGGCGAGGGCTTCATCGGCAATAATCACTTTTGGGCGCAATATCAGCGCTCGCGCCAGCCCCAGACGCTGTTTTTGCCCGGGTGCCAACATATGCGGGTAGTAACTGACGTGATCCGGCAGCAGACCGACCATACGCATTGTTTCAATTATCTGTTTCCGGCGCTGTTCCGGTTCCAGGTCTGTGTTCAAACGCAGTGGAAAATCAAGGATCTGCGAAATACGTTGACGCGGATTCAACGAGGTGGACGGATCCTGAAATATCATGCGAATACGCTGGCTTCGGAAGGAATAATCGCCAAAATGCAGCGGATGATCGTCAATCAATAACTCGCCGCTGGTTGGCTCAATCATTCCTGCCAGCATCTTTGCCAGCGTCGATTTACCGGAACCGTTCTCACCAATAATCGCCAGTGTCTGGCGTTCACGCAGCGTAAAGCTCAATGGTTTTACCGCTTCTACTGTCTGGCGGCGAAACCAACCGGTCCTGTAGCGGAACGTTTTGCTTAAATTACGCACTTCGAGCAGAGTTTCTATCATCTCACTCTTTCTCCATGTTCAGCGGGAAATGACAGGCATAGAGATGATTTTTCGCCCCCATCAAACGTGGCGTCACAATGCATTCTCGTTGTGCATAAGGGCAACGCGGCCCCAGACGACAACCAATCGGTAATTGTTCCAGCAGCGGGATTGCGCCCGGCAGGGTATTGAGGCGGCTTTTATGCGGCATCGCACTGCCAAAGTCCGGTATTGCACGGATTAGTGCCTGGGTATAAGGATGATGTGGCATTGTCACCAGTTCCTTACTTGGCGCGGTTTCCACTGTCTGGCCACAATAAAGCACGTTGATTTTATCCGCCCATTGGCTAAGCATTTGTAAGTCATGGCTGATAAGCAAAATAGTGGTGTTGCTGTTTTGGTTGAGACGCGTCAACAGGCGGAAAATTTGCGCCTGCGTTGTTGGCTCCATCGAGTTGGTCGGTTCGTCGGCAATCAGCAGACGCGGTTGATTCGCCAGTGCAATGGCTATCATCACTTTCTGACATTCACCTTCGGTCAACTCATAGGGAAAACTGCGCATCGCATCTTTGTGATCTTTAATCCCCACGCGGTGTAGCAACTCAATGGCACGACGTTTTCGCCAGCCAAAACGCTGCCACCAACGGCCTTTATAGGTCCAGGCCGGGATGTTCTGCATCAACTGGCGACCCACACGTTCCGATGGATCAAGACACGATTGCGGTTCCTGAAAGATCATCGACACGTTGTGTCCAACCAGTTTGCGCCGTTCGCGTGCGGAAAGACGCAGCAAATCGATATCATCAAAACGCATTCGGTCAGCGGTAACACGCCAGTTATCTTTATTAACCCCACAAATCGCTTTCGCAATCAAACTTTTGCCGGAGCCGGATTCGCCAACAAGTCCACGGATTTCGCCCTCGTTTAAGGTCATACTCACGCGGTCGACGGCTTTAACCCACTCATCACCGGTTTTAAATTCAATGGTCAGGTTACGAATATCCAGTAATGGCATTATTCCACCCCCGCAATAATCGCACGACGAACGCCATCGCCAAGGAGGTTAACCAACAACACGCTAATCATAATTGCCGCACCAGGCAGCATGACGGTCCACGGGGCGACATAAATAAGTTCCAGCGCATCACCAAGCATCGCCCCCCATTCAGGCGAGGGCAGTTGCGCGCCGAGGTCAAGAAAGCCCAGCGCGGCAATGTCAAGAATTGCCATTGACAGTGCACGGGTGATCTCGGTGACCAGTCCGGCAGTGATGTTAGGTAAAACAGCAAACCAGAGAATATTCAGCGTCGTTGCGCCATCCAGACGGGCGGCGATAACGTACTCTTTTTCCAGTTCGTCATGCACCATGCTGTAAATCGAACGCACCATACGCGGCAGTAGCGCCAGCCAGACGGCAAACATGGCATGTGACAAACTCGGTCCGGCAAATGCCACTACGATAATTGCCAACAGCAGGGACGGAATCGCCAGCAAAGTATCCAGAATATGGTTTAGCACCGCTGACCGCAGACCGTGCGTTGCACCGGCGAAGGTGCCAAGTACCAGACCACAGATCGTCGCGGCGAGCGTCACCACAAATGCGCCCCCCACGGTAGGTGCTGCGCCACTCAATAAACGGCTTAAAACGTCGCGTCCCAGGTCGTCGGTCCCAAGGAAAAACGAGACTTCGCCATAGCGTGACCATGACGGCGGCAACAATTGATAACCAAGAAATTGCTGGTCGATGCCGTAAGGCGCAAACCAGCTACCAAAAATACACAGCACCGCCAGCCCCGCGCAGCCGTACAGGCCGACCATCGCAGCGGCGTCTCCATAGAATTTGCGCCAGGCAGTACGCAGCGTGCCCGGCGGGCGCTTCTCGCTGTATACGCTATCGTAAGGCATACCATTCCTTATGTTTCAGAGGGTTAGCCATGGCACCCAAAATATCAGATATCACGTTAATAATAATGACCAATGAACCGCACACCATCACTCCGGCGGAAATGGCTGCGTAATCCTGCTGGCGGATGGCGTTAATTAACCAGCGCCCTAAACCCGGCCAGCTAAAAACCATTTCGGTGATCATCGCCAGCGTCAGCATGGTGGAAAACTGCAAGCCCAGGCGAGGAATAACCGGAGGTAACGCGTTATGCAGCACGTGGCGACGCAAAATAGTAAAGCGCGACAAACCGCGAGTTGCCGCCGCTTTCACATAGTTTTGGTCATAGACTTCGATGGTGCTGATACGCATCAATCGGATCACTTCAGTTGTTGGCGCAACCGACAGGGTAATCACCGGTAGCACCATATGGCGAAGTGCGCTCATGATCATTTCGTCCCGCCACGGTGAGTCCGAAAGCCAGGCATCAATTAACGCAAAGCCGGTAATCGGTTTCACTTCATAGAGCAGATCGAAACGCCCTGAAACGGGCAGCCAACCTAGCGTGAGTGAACAAAACAGCGTCAACAGAAGCGCCAGCCAGAACACCGGGATGGAAAAGCCCAGCAAGGCGATGGCGTTGATCAAGTTATCCTGCCACTTATGGCGTGTAATCCCGGCAATCATGCCCACCGGGATCCCGACAATCAGCGCAAAACCGAAGGCGAGGATGCACAACTCCATCGTTGCCGGAAAGACTTCTTTTAACTGTTCGGCAATAGGCTGGCCGTTAATGCTGGAAACTCCAAAATCCCAGTGGATCAGTCCATTAAACCAGAACACCCAGGCATTCCATAGTGACGCGCCTTGTAACGGCGCGTGTGGCGTGAAATAGCTCAAACTGAAGCCAACAAAGGTCAGCAGGAATAAGGTGACGATTAATAACAAAATACGACGTAAGGTGAAGATAATCATGGTTTTTTCACCTCTTCTTGCTTCTCGCGATACACCCCCGCAAAGGAGGCGTTACCGAACGGGCTCAGTACCAGACCTTTAATATCGTAACGGTAGGCCTGCAAGCGCAGTGATGAGGCCAGCGGCAGAATGGGCAGTTCCTGCGCCAGAATGCTTTGCGCTTCATCATAAGCTTCAATACGCGCCGCCAATTGCTGCGAGGAGAGGGCATTACGCAACACGCTGTCGAATTTCGGATCGCACCAGTGGGCAAGGTTGGTTTGCGAGTGAATAGCCGCGCAGCTCAGTAACGGACGGAAGAAACTGTCCGGGTCGTTACTGTCCGTCGCCCAACCAGATAACGTCAGATCATGGCTCATATCCATCAACCGCGCCTCCTGAAAACGACCTTCTACCGGCACAATCACCACTTTCACGCCAACCTGCGCCATATCCGCCTGAATCAGTTCGGCGGTTTTCAGCGGACTGGGGTTCCATGCCTGCGATCGTGTCGGTACCCACAGTTTTAGCGTTAAGTTTTCCAGCCCCAACGCTTTCAGTTGTTCGCGCGATTTCGCTGGGTTGTATTCAGTAATTTTAGCCTCGTTGTCATAAGCCCACGAGGCGCGCGGTAAAATAGAGGCCGCAGTTTCAGCCGTACCATAATAGATGGATTGCATCAGGCGCTGGTTATTGATCGCCAGTGCCAGCGCATGCCGGACAGCCGGATTATTTAGCGGTGGTTTAGCGGTATTAAACGCCAGATAGGCGACGTTCATCCCCGGGCGCAGCGTTAAACGCAAACGCGGGTCGTCGCGCAAAATGGATAACTGGCTGGCGGCAGGCCAGGCCAGAACGTCACATTCACCGGTCAGGAGTTTCGACAGACGTCCGGTACCGCCGGAGCCTAAATCCACCACCACCTGCGGCATCAACGGTTTGCCACGCCAGAACTCATCATGACGTTGTAAGCGAATATATTGTCCGGCGCGGTATTCCGACAATTGATACGGCCCGGTACCGACCGGTTGACGGTCGAGTTGTTCCTGGCGATCTTCTTTCTCTAATTTCTGGGCGTATTCGGCAGACATTACCGACGCATAGTGGGTCGCCAGGTGCCATAAGAAGGATGCATCCGGCTGGGCGAGACGGAACTCAACGGTGTGATTATCCAGCTTGCGGACACTTTTAACGTTATCGGCAAATTGCAGACTGTCGAAATAGGGGAAGTTACTGCCGTTGACGTTATGCCACGGGTTATTGCGGTCAAAAATCCGTTGGAAGGTAAACACCACATCATCGGCATTCATTTTGCGAGTGGGAGTAAACCAGGCGGTTTTTTGAAACGGGACATCGCGACGCAGGTGGAAGCGATAGGTCGCGCCGTTGTCGAGCACTTCCCAGCTTTCGGCAAGTTCCGGCATCAGGCGATAGGTATACGGATCGACATCCAGCAGTCGATCATAAAACTGGGCGGCAAGGGTATCGACAATTAACCCACTGCTCGCTTTGGATGGGTTAAAGGTGTTGACTTGCCCGCTAACGCAATAGACAAAACCGCTGTCGCGGATATCAGCATGCGGGGGGGATTCAGGCGCGGCTATTGCCTGACCACTCACAAGTCCAGCAATCACCAAAAGAGACGATAATACCTGGCGCATAATATTAAGGGATTTTATGTAAAGAGGCTATCTTACTAATATTTAATGACATTTGCCATTACCGTTTGTGTTCAGGGGTCGCAATGAGGGCAGTATGGTTGGTTGTTGCACATGTGGCGTTGCCATCTGTTCAACATTCGTACCCGTGATTTCTCTATAACTATAACTCACAGAACTACTTAGCGAGGAACAGCGTGGCGCGATCGTGAGAAACCCAATAAAGCTGGGTTCATGTCATTTTTAGCCGGATGCGGCGTGAACGCTTTATCCGGGTAACGATACTGACCGGGCGTCTGCAATTAAATAATTATTCATTACCCCATTGATTCAAAAACTCTGCGATTTCATCAATGCGCGCGGGATTAATCCCCGCTTCAGCGGCCATGTCGTGCTGGGATTCTTCGCTGATCTCTTCATTGTTCATCAAACGGGTGAGTAGTAACTGGAAGTAGTGGGCCAGCGGTGTGCGTTCTGCGTCTACGACAGGTTCTGCGCATTCAGTCGCGTATTCATCGGCAATATCAAAATATTTTAATGGGATATCGTGGTTCATTGTTTGCCCCTGGAGTTAATGCGCTAAGCATAAGGGCGGATGATAGCACTCGTGATCCGGGTCATACATCTTTTTATAGTTAATGGCGCGGCGCATTGCCCTCAGGCAGGATAATGCGCCGTGCATCCGACTATTACGTTTCGCTCACCGGCGTTCTGTCACCATCATACAACGGCACTTTGCGATAGCGGCGGATCAGATACCACAAATATGCGCCGCCTAACGAAGCCCAGACCAGACCCAGCGTCAGCGAGGTGGCTTCGAGGTTAATCCACAGCACGCCCACCGTCAGCGCGCCAACCAGCGGCATTAATAAATAGTGGAAGTGTTCCTTCCAGCTTTTATTCATTCCTTTGCGCCGCCAGAAGTGGTTGAACACCGACAGGTTAACGAAGGTAAACGCTACCAACGCGCCGAAGTTAATTAACGCTGTAGCGGTAACTAAATCGAAGAACAGCGCCGACATCGCGACAATCCCGACCATGATGACGTTCAGTGCCGGGGTGCGCCATTTCGGGTGTACATAGCCAAACACGCGCTCCGGGAACACATTATCGCGCCCCATCACATACAGCAGACGCGACACGCTGGCATGTGAAGCCAGGCCAGACGCTAACGTGTTCACAAACGTGGTGCAAAGGAAAATCGACTGGAACAGCTTGCCGCCGACGTACAGCGCAATTTCCGGCAGCGCGGCATCCGGATCTTTAAAGCGGCTGATATCGGGGAAGAACAGCTGCATAAAGAACGACGCCGCAATAAAGATAACGCCACCGTAGACCGCCGTCAGGAAGATGGCCTTCGGGATCACGCGTGCGGCGTCTGGCGTCTCTTCCGAAAGCGTGGTCACCGCATCGAAACCGAGGAAGGAAAAGCAAACAATCGTCGCCCCGGTAATAATCGGGATCAGGTGCGCGTTCTCGCTGATAAATGGCTGTAGCGACCA
The DNA window shown above is from Escherichia sp. E4742 and carries:
- a CDS encoding efflux RND transporter periplasmic adaptor subunit — protein: MKYIATSVVAMLLLSGCDNTQNNNSSPSETEVGVVTLKSQPVSVVSELTGRTSAALSAEVRPQVGGIIQKRLFTEGDLVKAGQPLYQIDAASYRAAWNEARAALQQAQALVKADCQKAQRYARLVKDNGVSQQDADDAQSTCAQDKASVEAKKAALETARINLDWTTVTAPISGRIGISSVTPGALVTASQDTALTTIRGLDTMYVDLTRSSVDLLRLRKQSLATNSDTMSVSLILEDGTTYSEKGRLELTEVAVDESTDSVTLRAIFPNPQQQLLPGMFVRARVDEGVMEDAILAPQQGVTRDAKGNATALVVNKDNKVEQRTLETGETYGDKWLVLNGLHNGDRLIVEGSAKVTSGQTVKAVEVQANGGNA
- a CDS encoding efflux RND transporter permease subunit yields the protein MFSRFFVRRPVFAWVIAILIMLAGILAIRTLPVAQYPDVAPPTIRISATYTGASAETLENSVTQVIEQQLTGLDNLLYFSSTSSSDGSVSINVTFEQGTDPDTAQVQVQNKIQQAESRLPSEVQQTGVTVEKSQSNFLLIAAVYDTTDKATSSDIADWLVSNLQDPLARVEGVGSLQVFGAEYAMRIWLDPAKLASYSLMPSDVQSAIEAQNVQVTAGKIGALPSSNTQQLTATVRAQSRLQTVEQFKNIIVKSQSDGAVVRIKDVARVEMGSEDYNAISKLNGHPAAGVAVMLSPGANALNTATLVKDKIAEFQRNMPQGYDIAYPKDSTEFIKISVEDVIQTLFEAIVLVVCVMYLFLQNLRATLIPALAVPVVLLGTFGVLALFGYSINTLTLFAMVLAIGLLVDDAIVVVENVERIMRDEGLPAREATEKSMGEISGALVAIALVLSAVFLPMAFFGGSTGVIYRQFSITIISAMLLSVVVALTLTPALCGSVLQHVPPHKKGFFGAFNRFYRRTEDKYQRGVIYVLRRAARTMGVYVVLGGGMALMMWKLPGSFLPTEDQGEIMVQYTLPAGATAARTAEVNRQIVDWFLVNEKANTDVIFTVDGFSFSGSGQNTGMAFVSLKNWSQRKGAENTAQAIALRATKELGAIRDATVFAMTPPAVDGLGHSNGFTFELMASGATDRETLLQMRNQLIEQANQSPDLISVRANDLPQMPQLQVDIDNNKAVSLGLSLSDVTDTLASAWGGTYVNDFIDRGRVKKVYIQGDSEFRSAPSDLGKWFVRGSDNAMTPFSAFATTRWIYGPEKLVRYNGSAAYEIQGENASGFSSGDAMAKMEALANNLPAGTTWAWSGLSLQEKLASGQALSLYAVSILVVFLCLAALYESWSVPFSVILVIPLGLLGAALAAWMRNLNNDVYFQVALLTTIGLSSKNAILIVEFAEAAVAEGYSLSRAALRAAQTRLRPIIMTSLAFIAGVMPLAMATGAGANSRIAIGTGIIGGTLTATLLAIFFVPLFFVLVKRLFAGKPRRQE
- a CDS encoding efflux transporter outer membrane subunit, whose protein sequence is MLRRSLIFLVLLSAGCVSLDPHYSTPDSPIPATLPGAQGQGKAISHDWQQVIHDPRLQQVVTIALNSNRDMQKAIADIDSARALYGQTNASLFPTVNAALSSTRSRSLANGTGTTAEADGTVSSFTLDLFGRNQSLSRAARETWLASEFTAQNTRLTLIAEISTAWLTLAADNSNLALAKETMASAENSLKIIQRQQQVGTAAATDVSEAMSVYQQARASVASYQTQVMQDKNALNLLAGTTLAENLLPGTLESLPEQLISLVPAGMSSDVLLRRPDIQEAEHNLKSANGDIGAARANFFPTISLTASAGVGSDALSSLFSHGMQVWSFAPSVTLPLFTGGSNLAQLRYAEAQKRGLIATYEKTVQSAFKDVANALARRTTLEEQLDAQRQYVKAEQQTVDVGLRRYQAGVGDYLTVLTAQRSLWSAQQELLALQLTDFTNRITIWQSLGGGMSSLK